The following are encoded together in the Anomaloglossus baeobatrachus isolate aAnoBae1 unplaced genomic scaffold, aAnoBae1.hap1 Scaffold_186, whole genome shotgun sequence genome:
- the LOC142260786 gene encoding uncharacterized protein LOC142260786 has translation MEEWEYLEGHKDRYKEVMMEEPQPRTSPGLSSTRTTPERCPAPPPPPQDPQLLDLDKDLNNINSPERNVRGDQWSNEEIPTDHRPEDFGIIQNINEEQVIIPDKPSALHTQDPSADVSKPSPDSPQIIQQNKSHMRDGQQQRAHTGEKLYSCNQCGKCFTQKSALILHEIIHKGNPFSCSECGKCFSYKSHLVVHLNTHMGEKSYSCPICKKHFIQNEDFYDHIKTHRREKSFSCSECGKCFIGKSQLDMHIKTHTGEKPFSCSECGKCFIEKSQLDMHIKTHTGEKLFSCSECGKCFIQKSQLNMHIKTHTGEKPFSCSECGKCFIQKSQLNMHIKTHTGEKPFSCSECGKCFIGKSQLDRHIKSHTGEKPFSCSECGKCFIQKSKLDMHIKTHTGEKPFFCSECGKCFIEKSQLDMHIKTHTGEKLFSCSECGKCFIKKSKLDMHIKTHTGEKPFSCSECGKCFIQKSELSRHIKTHTGEKPFSCSECGKCFIGKSQLDMHVKTHTGEKPFSCPECGKYFIGKSQLDMHIKTHTGEKPFSCSECGKCFIRKSQLDMHIKNHMGEKPFSCSECGNCFIRKSQLDGHIKTHTGEKPYSCPECEKCFVHKSAFVRHMTVHTR, from the exons atggaggagtgggagtatctagaaggacacaaggaccggtacaaggaggtgatgatggaggagccccagccccgcacatcaccag gtctctccagtacgaggacgaccccagagagatgtcccgctcctcctcctcctccacaggatcctcag cttttggatctggataaagatctgaacaatattaattctccagagagaaatgtgaggggcgatcagtggagtaacgaggagattcctacagatcaccgccccg AAGATTTTGGCATTATACAGAATATAAATGAAGAGCAAGTCATTATCCCAGATAAACCCTCAGCTCTTCACACCCAAGATCCGTCAGCTGATGTGTCTAAACCATCTCCCGATTCACCACAGATTATTCAGCAAAATAAGAGCCACATGAGGGATGGTCAACAACAAagagctcacacaggggagaagttgtATTCATGTAATCAATGTGGAAAGTGTTTTACTCAAAAGTCTGCTCTAATTTTACATGAAATAATTCACAAAGGAaacccattttcatgctcagaatgtggaaaatgttttagttataaatcacatcttgttgtacATCTAAATACTCACATGGGGGAGAAATCATATTCATGTCCAATATGTAAGAAACATTTTATTCAGAACGAAGATTTTTAtgaccatataaaaactcacagaagagagaagtcattttcatgttcagaatgtgggaaatgttttattggaaaatcacagcttgatatgcatataaaaactcacacgggggaaaagccattttcttgttcagaatgtgggaaatgttttattgaaaaatcacagcttgatatgcatataaaaactcacacgggggagaagctattttcttgttcagaatgtgggaaatgttttattcagaaatcacagcttaatatgcatataaaaactcacacgggggagaagccattttcttgttcagaatgtgggaaatgttttattcagaaatcacagcttaatatgcatataaaaactcacactggggagaagccattttcttgttcagaatgtgggaaatgttttattggaaaATCACAGCTTGATAGGCATATAAaatctcacacgggggagaagccattttcttgttcagaatgtgggaaatgttttattcaaaaatcaaagcttgatatgcatataaaaactcacacgggggaaaagccatttttttgttcagaatgtgggaaatgttttattgaaaaatcacagcttgatatgcatataaaaactcacacgggggagaagctattttcttgttcagaatgtgggaaatgttttattaaaaaatcaaagcttgatatgcatataaaaactcatacgggggagaagccattttcttgttcagaatgtgggaaatgttttattcagaaaagcgAGCTTAgtaggcatataaaaactcacactggggagaagccattttcttgttcagaatgtgggaaatgttttattggaaaatcacagcttgatatgcatgttaaaactcacactggggagaagccattttcttgtccagaatgtgggaaatattttattggaaaatcacagcttgatatgcatataaaaactcatacgggggagaagccattttcatgttcagaatgtgggaaatgttttattagaaaatcacagcttgatatgcatataaaaaatcacatgggggagaagccattttcttgttcagaatgtgggaattgttttattagaaaatcacagcttgatgggcatataaaaactcacacaggggagaagccatattcttgtccagaatgtgagaaatgctttGTTCACAAATCCGCTTTTGTTAGACACATGACAGTTCACACAAGGTAg